The Propionispora vibrioides genome segment TCTATATCAGCTTTCAATCGATAGAAATGAAGACTATAATGGTTCTGTTCTCCGACAAATTCTTGAACTTGATGCCACATTTATTCTGAAGTATTTAGATTGGAGATTTAGTAGTGAAAAGTATGTTTCAAATGTTAGCGAGGAAAGAAGATATGGTTTCATTTGGGATATGGAGAACTACAAAGAGATTGTAGACAGTGTTTTCGATTATTTTTCCGTTAGGGGAAATTTATGGGAAGATGAATTTATTGAAGTATTCTTTGAAAATACTGCAACAAATGAAAAAGCCAAGAAATATATCGAGGATTTTATAGCAGAGCAATACTTAGACAGTAGAAAGATGCATTTGATTTTTATACCTGTTGTTTACCATATGACTGATAAATTTCCGCACTTTTGTAGCATCTTTCTAAAACATAATAAGAATATTGAGGTCTTTAAGAATATTTACTTTGAAGAGAGGGGCTTTTCAGGGAACGGCTCGTTTATTCCAGCCTATGAAGCTAGAAGGGCATTTTGGAAATCCATTCTCCCTATATTAAACACAAGGGAATTCATTTACCATAAAGAGTTTGTTAGCGAGCATATAAGTTACTATGGTCGACGCATAGAGGAAGAACGAATTAGGAACTTCATCGATGACTGTGTATGGTAAATGAATCGGAAAATGTTTCTTTGATTCTCATATGATAATCGGGTAGCTTTCGGGTGTCCTGCGATGCATGGCTATTATGGAATTTTTTGCAATTTTATAAAGGAAATCTAAAAATCACGGAGAAAGTATTATTATTAATCACTTACTTTTGAGGGGAGAGGATACCTAATGACTGCAACTGAGACGCTCGGAATGTTTCACGAGTATCGCTATGTGGTTCTTGGCCTATTGCTCCCAAACCCCATCCTTTACCCATCATTGGTGGGATTTTGGTCAGGAGCATTAGCCGTAGCCATTCTGTACATAGGTTTTTTTGAATGGTTTGAAAGGTAATAAAAATTACCATTCAATAATTTTCATAATTTGAATATAATATTATAAGGATTTTGCTTTATTATAGGTTCTGTGATACTATGGTTCTATTGACATATATAGATATATTGAATATAATAATATCAAAGAAAGTTAAATATTACCGCTAGCTGATATTCGGTATATAGGCGGTATTAAATCTGGTGTTTCACAGCCGTATAAGTGTGAGACGTTAAATCTGGTGTTTCACAGCCGTATAAATGCGAGACGTTAAATCTGGTGTTTCACAGCCGTATAAGTGTGAGGCGTTAAATCTGGTAGGGAACTCATTTGAGTTCCCTACTGTACTTTGGAAGGTAAAATGGATATCAAATACGATAACTTTGGATTTTACAAAATAAACATTGATTATGTTAAATATTTGCATTCAAAGGATTCTCAAGTTTTTTATGATAATACCCCAGATTATAGTAGAAAACCCTATTTGGGATTGATTACTCAACTGGGTGGATTTACATATTGTATGCCGCTTACTTCTGCAAAACCAAGACAGATTGGGTGGGCAAATATTACAGAACATAATTATGTAATACATGAATATATTGCATCTTCTGAAATTCATGGCAATGATGTTTATAAAAAAGTAGGTTCAGATAAGTTTAAAAAGCTATTGTCGGTTTTAGAAATAAGAAAAATGATTCCAGTAGACGACACACTTTATGATTTTATTGATTTCTCAAAGATAGCAGATACTAAATATAAGGATTTACTTGAAAAAGAATACAATTTTTTGAAATTATTTAAAAGCGATATTTTAAACAAGGCAGAGGTATTATATCATAAACAAATTAACACTAATAATATTAAACCTTGTTATTGTAACTTTAAATTATTAGAAACTGCGTTTTCACAATATAAAACAGTACAAATAGGTAAGACCCAAGCGGCTGCTACCATTACCGCAAGTAAAATCGAGGCAGCCGCCGCCGAGAGTAAATCTGAAGTGACAATTGCTAAAAAAGAGTAGAGCCGAGAGGCTCTTTTCTTATAATTAAGCATAATAAAAAAGTAAGCGTCAAACCCTTCATCACATATCATTCGATATTACAGACATGCTAATATAATAAAAAAGCGAGAATGGATTACAGAGATCAGGTTAGTCCCTGGATCTCAAAAAAAACCATCTCGCAAAACGGCATTGAATTCGTTAAACTGCTTTTGAATCAACTTCTTGTGCTGGGCATCTGATAAACCTTCCGCCTGATCGAATCCTTCTTCGGCGATGTAAAAGTTAAAGCATTCCGCCAGAGCGCGATTTGCTTTTTCCATCTTGGAATAATGTTTTATCAGACAATAACTGAAATCAAGATCGAAATCCATGCGGCTACGTTCACCGTCTAGATACGACTGGACATAGTCTAGCATAAATTGAGTGGATGCATTCTTTGGCATATCAAACATGCTCCTTTTTCATTGACATACGGCATTTTTCTGGGACAGCATCACCCCACGGTAATAGAGCATCTAATTTCCTAGCTGATGTGGATGGAACGGTTTCAAGAAGAAACTTCAAATACTCAAAGGGCAGAAGATCATTTGCTTTGGCAGTCTCGATGATCGAATAAACTACAGCACTTGAAGTAGCACCTTTAACAGTATTGCAGAACAACCAATTTTTGCGACCTAAAGCAAACGGTCGTATGGCATTTTCAGCCCGGTTGTTTGAAATTTCAGTTCGCCCATCAATGTAGACATTCATCAGCCATTTGCGCTGGTCCAGTGCGTAATTCACAGCTTTACCCATTGCGGTCTTCGGCAGAATACGAAGCGTTTGGAGCCACTCAAAAAAAGCCTCTGCCTGAGGCTTAGATTTTTGCAATCTTAATTCTTGCCGTTCTTTCGGGGCAATATTTTCCCATTGCTTTTCCAAATGGAACAGTAGTCCGATGTGCCGAATCGCACCATTTGCCGAAGATACCTCCCTTTCATTGGAGGGCATGGCTTTCAGAGCCTCTTCGAATTTACGGCGCATATGTACCCAGCAACCCACAACAGTAATTTCGGGCAATGTATGATAGGCAGCGTAACCATCGGTGTGCAAATTCCCTTAAAATCCTTTAAAAATTGTTTCGGATGGACGCCTGCTCGGCTTGGCTGATATTCAAAGACAACGATATGTCGCTTTGTATCTGCGCTTGTCCTGTATAGCCACATATAGCTGCTTGAAGTGGCAGATTTATTAGGCTCCCGAAGAATTTGCACAGTTGTTTCATCTGCATGGAGTACATCTTGCATCAACAACAGGGTCTTGTTCTGCATTCTATTTATAAAAGGTGGAACGTTAAATGAAGTATTATGATTTTTTAGTAAGAAGTCATAAAGAAGTAATTGAGAGATTAGAAGAATTACTATGCAAATATAAAGTAGAACCTGTAGGTGACGGGTACATTGATTGTATTGTTATGAAAGAAAATCTCGTAGCGTTTATTTATGAGGTTAGTGACTTAGGGATACTTATTACTTACGCAAGTTGGTGGTGCTATGTTAACCCTGAAGAGGAAATCCATACTGGTTGTCCACACGGAATGGGGGGGCCTCGCTCTAGTTACTACGAAGGATGGTTTAGTGAGCTACAGAATGATTTGTATGGATTAGAAGATAAAACAATAGAAAAAGTATTATTATCATATGATAAGCAATTAATTTATACTTTGAATATGAATACTTTATCTGGGATTAAAAAGAGACTTGAAAAACCTTTTAAGTATACGCCTAATGATTATATAGTAGGTAATAAATGCGTTAATCCAGGCTTGTGGCTATTAGTTCCCGACAATTGGAAGAGGGGTGTTCAGAAATATGAAATACGTAGCAATTGATGAACTAAATCATTTTAGTTTTCATGATGCAGAATTACAGAAGATAGATATATATGAAGATAAAATGAGATGGTTATTATCAGCAATTAATGCAACTGTACAGAATTCACAAAATTCTTATGACGAAGATATGTGTATAATCGAAGCCGAAATTATTTTTG includes the following:
- a CDS encoding type III toxin-antitoxin system ToxN/AbiQ family toxin; protein product: MDIKYDNFGFYKINIDYVKYLHSKDSQVFYDNTPDYSRKPYLGLITQLGGFTYCMPLTSAKPRQIGWANITEHNYVIHEYIASSEIHGNDVYKKVGSDKFKKLLSVLEIRKMIPVDDTLYDFIDFSKIADTKYKDLLEKEYNFLKLFKSDILNKAEVLYHKQINTNNIKPCYCNFKLLETAFSQYKTVQIGKTQAAATITASKIEAAAAESKSEVTIAKKE